In the genome of Primulina eburnea isolate SZY01 unplaced genomic scaffold, ASM2296580v1 ctg291_ERROPOS245047, whole genome shotgun sequence, one region contains:
- the LOC140820921 gene encoding apoptosis inhibitor 5-like protein API5 isoform X2 codes for MAEASDDAKDIEKLYEYGERLNEVKDKFQHAEDYENIIKAAKSSNVKARQLAAQLIPRFFKYFPGLSVNAVDAHLDLCEAEELGIRVQAIRGLPLFCKDTPEHLSKIVDILAQLLTAEENVERDAVNKALLSLLRQDVKASLTALFKHIESVDEQITDENLRERTLIFIKDKVFPLKAELLRPAEQMERHITDLIKKSLQDVTGAEFKMFMDFLKTLTMFGEKAPPERVQELIEIIEGQADLDAQFNVADGDHNDRMISCLFMALPFFEFPDERKVDLLKNLAEGSPWTSPQDSRHILPSVVQLLKKTMPLRKAGEEMNFTSVECLLYTFHHLAHKAPNATNSLCGYKIVTGQPSDRIGEDFSEQYKDFSERLICVEDLVRATMKKLTQGMADHNKILRAAVSDEAKATIKTQKQNTTTGLRTCNNILAMTQPLHSKTPSFIGDKRVKLSWKEAVKPLPPTASATVGGKRPLGAQNGAGSSPAKMGRGPGSTQNSFSRSAGLQHLVGRSGARSRGRGHGGRGSGRGFR; via the exons ATGGCAGAAGCCTCCGACGATGCGAAAGACATTGAGAAGCTTTATGAGTATGGAGAACGTCTCAATGAGGTCAAAGACAAGTTTCAG CACGCCGAGGATTACGAGAACATAATAAAGGCCGCGAAAAGCAGTAACGTTAAGGCGAGGCAATTAGCTGCGCAGCTGATTCCGAGATTTTTTAAGTATTTCCCTGGCCTCTCTGTTAATGCTGTCGATGCGCATCTTGACTTGTGTGAAGCGGAAGAACTTGGG ATTCGGGTGCAAGCTATTCGAGGGCTTCCACTTTTCTGCAAAGATACACCCGAGCATCTTTCTAAAATCGTCGACATTCTTGCCCAACTCCTCACTGCTG AGGAAAATGTGGAGCGTGATGCAGTAAATAAAGCTCTTTTATCCTTACTGAGGCAGGATGTTAAAG CTTCTTTGACAGCCCTATTTAAGCACATTGAGAGTGTTGATGAGCAGATAACAGATGAAAATCTTCGTGAGAGGACCCTAATTTTTATTAAAGACAAG GTGTTCCCACTCAAAGCTGAGCTCTTGAGGCCAGCTGAGCAAATGGAGAGGCACATTACTGATCTGATTAAAAAG AGTCTACAAGATGTGACAGGAGCTGAATTTAagatgtttatggattttttgaaAACGTTGACCATGTTTGGCGAGAAAGCTCCCCCGGAGCGGGTACAAGAACTTATTGAAATAATTGAAGGCCAAGCTGATCTTGATGCACAATTCAAT GTTGCAGATGGAGATCACAATGATAGAATGATTTCCTGTCTGTTTATGGCTCTTCCATTTTTTGAG TTTCCTGATGAACGAAAAGTAGACCTGCTTAAAAACCTTGCTGAGGGTTCACCTTGGACATCTCCGCAAGACTCGAGACATATTCTCCCATCTGTTGTTCAACTCTTAAAG AAGACCATGCCTCTAAGAAAAGCAGGAGAAGAAATGAACTTTACTTCTGTTGAGTGCTTGTTGTACACCTTCCATCATTTAGCTCATAAG GCACCTAATGCTACTAATAGTTTATGTGGTTACAAAATCGTGACTGGGCAACCCTCAGATAGGATCGGAGAAGACTTCTCTGAGCAGTACAAAGATTTCTCAGAGAG GTTGATTTGTGTTGAAGATCTAGTCCGTGCAACCATGAAGAAGTTAACTCAGGGAATGGCAGATCATAATAAAATATTGAGGGCTGCTGTATCCGATGAGGCTAAGGCTACAATT AAAACCCAAAAGCAGAACACCACGACAGGGTTACGAACTTGCAACAATATTTTGGCTATGACACAG CCTCTTCATTCCAAGACACCCTCATTTATTGGAGACAAGAGAGTTAAATTATCTTGGAAAGAAGCAGTGAAACCTTTACCACCAACTGCTTCTGCTACTGTCGG AGGAAAGCGTCCTCTTGGTGCTCAGAATGGCGCTGGAAGTAGTCCTGCAAAAATGGGACGTGGACCTGGGAGTACACAGAACAGCTTTTCAAGATCTGCGGGTCTTCAGCATCTTGTAGGGAGAAGTGGTGCTCGGAGTAGAGGAAGGGGACATGGTGGCCGTGGGAGTGGCAGAGGATTCCGATAG
- the LOC140820921 gene encoding apoptosis inhibitor 5-like protein API5 isoform X1 has protein sequence MAEASDDAKDIEKLYEYGERLNEVKDKFQHAEDYENIIKAAKSSNVKARQLAAQLIPRFFKYFPGLSVNAVDAHLDLCEAEELGIRVQAIRGLPLFCKDTPEHLSKIVDILAQLLTAEENVERDAVNKALLSLLRQDVKASLTALFKHIESVDEQITDENLRERTLIFIKDKVFPLKAELLRPAEQMERHITDLIKKSLQDVTGAEFKMFMDFLKTLTMFGEKAPPERVQELIEIIEGQADLDAQFNVADGDHNDRMISCLFMALPFFERGASNSKFFNYLNKHMFPVFDKFPDERKVDLLKNLAEGSPWTSPQDSRHILPSVVQLLKKTMPLRKAGEEMNFTSVECLLYTFHHLAHKAPNATNSLCGYKIVTGQPSDRIGEDFSEQYKDFSERLICVEDLVRATMKKLTQGMADHNKILRAAVSDEAKATIKTQKQNTTTGLRTCNNILAMTQPLHSKTPSFIGDKRVKLSWKEAVKPLPPTASATVGGKRPLGAQNGAGSSPAKMGRGPGSTQNSFSRSAGLQHLVGRSGARSRGRGHGGRGSGRGFR, from the exons ATGGCAGAAGCCTCCGACGATGCGAAAGACATTGAGAAGCTTTATGAGTATGGAGAACGTCTCAATGAGGTCAAAGACAAGTTTCAG CACGCCGAGGATTACGAGAACATAATAAAGGCCGCGAAAAGCAGTAACGTTAAGGCGAGGCAATTAGCTGCGCAGCTGATTCCGAGATTTTTTAAGTATTTCCCTGGCCTCTCTGTTAATGCTGTCGATGCGCATCTTGACTTGTGTGAAGCGGAAGAACTTGGG ATTCGGGTGCAAGCTATTCGAGGGCTTCCACTTTTCTGCAAAGATACACCCGAGCATCTTTCTAAAATCGTCGACATTCTTGCCCAACTCCTCACTGCTG AGGAAAATGTGGAGCGTGATGCAGTAAATAAAGCTCTTTTATCCTTACTGAGGCAGGATGTTAAAG CTTCTTTGACAGCCCTATTTAAGCACATTGAGAGTGTTGATGAGCAGATAACAGATGAAAATCTTCGTGAGAGGACCCTAATTTTTATTAAAGACAAG GTGTTCCCACTCAAAGCTGAGCTCTTGAGGCCAGCTGAGCAAATGGAGAGGCACATTACTGATCTGATTAAAAAG AGTCTACAAGATGTGACAGGAGCTGAATTTAagatgtttatggattttttgaaAACGTTGACCATGTTTGGCGAGAAAGCTCCCCCGGAGCGGGTACAAGAACTTATTGAAATAATTGAAGGCCAAGCTGATCTTGATGCACAATTCAAT GTTGCAGATGGAGATCACAATGATAGAATGATTTCCTGTCTGTTTATGGCTCTTCCATTTTTTGAG AGGGGTGCATCCAACAGCaagtttttcaactacttgaaCAAACACATGTTTCCTGTTTTTGATAAG TTTCCTGATGAACGAAAAGTAGACCTGCTTAAAAACCTTGCTGAGGGTTCACCTTGGACATCTCCGCAAGACTCGAGACATATTCTCCCATCTGTTGTTCAACTCTTAAAG AAGACCATGCCTCTAAGAAAAGCAGGAGAAGAAATGAACTTTACTTCTGTTGAGTGCTTGTTGTACACCTTCCATCATTTAGCTCATAAG GCACCTAATGCTACTAATAGTTTATGTGGTTACAAAATCGTGACTGGGCAACCCTCAGATAGGATCGGAGAAGACTTCTCTGAGCAGTACAAAGATTTCTCAGAGAG GTTGATTTGTGTTGAAGATCTAGTCCGTGCAACCATGAAGAAGTTAACTCAGGGAATGGCAGATCATAATAAAATATTGAGGGCTGCTGTATCCGATGAGGCTAAGGCTACAATT AAAACCCAAAAGCAGAACACCACGACAGGGTTACGAACTTGCAACAATATTTTGGCTATGACACAG CCTCTTCATTCCAAGACACCCTCATTTATTGGAGACAAGAGAGTTAAATTATCTTGGAAAGAAGCAGTGAAACCTTTACCACCAACTGCTTCTGCTACTGTCGG AGGAAAGCGTCCTCTTGGTGCTCAGAATGGCGCTGGAAGTAGTCCTGCAAAAATGGGACGTGGACCTGGGAGTACACAGAACAGCTTTTCAAGATCTGCGGGTCTTCAGCATCTTGTAGGGAGAAGTGGTGCTCGGAGTAGAGGAAGGGGACATGGTGGCCGTGGGAGTGGCAGAGGATTCCGATAG
- the LOC140820911 gene encoding negative regulator of systemic acquired resistance SNI1-like produces MEMRRIAGEGAYGGMEENTMAMLDNSGFSRSKFCHHIKDDRLAFLEAVRTASLLSDNGSAPTRKMFEAIFHILKDVDSLDLIMESYQLLIELHKHFPRVFLSKVQSESSSSSNNLFKLSVVQEAWLPFTFGLDPYNNEANKPSRGSVDSLGFHSLIQEVATVDKVRKSEMMELMYLKNMLLLQYLIIFLEGDFLPRNCAFKEELNWTFLRESLVNMLLGSRKILYKSLIKDCLSLMHVLSREAMSFEDLRYHESSSMESSQESKTAAALALPEAKKSTCAALNKFFLMVMELDSSRSSADMQGLTTRADGVRTPVVEIILDELIYDNDIRCSFLQVFDEPKWKLKIIIQYFQKYIPKSSVQTRRSNGPVNDETFDGILKYLANSNNTRSIIKKICTEVVQLLLAHAFQAYLALQLKCASDGSAVSPEDIQSMSSVKICNSLISAFMCLKREDRSLELNFIGKEVLFTAATILSTKSQGL; encoded by the exons ATGGAGATGCGAAGGATTGCTGGCGAAGGGGCGTACGGAGGAATGGAAGAGAACACTATGGCCATGCTCGACAACTCCGGTTTCAGTCGCTCCAAATTCTGTCATCACATCAAGGATGACA GGCTTGCTTTTCTTGAAGCTGTTCGGACTGCTTCTCTTCTCTCTGATAATGGAAGCGCGCCTACCAG GAAAATGTTCGAGGCAATATTTCATATTCTAAAGGACGTGGATTCACTAGATCTAATAATGGAAAGTTACCAGCTTCTCATTGAATTGCATAAG CATTTTCCTCGGGTTTTCTTGTCGAAAGTACAGTCAGAATCATCTTCATCTTCAAACAATCTTTTCAAATTATCTGTAGTTCAAGAG GCGTGGCTGCCATTTACTTTTGGGTTGGACCCTTACAATAATGAAGCCAACAAACCCTCAAGAGGGTCAGTGGACTCCTTG GGTTTTCATTCTCTGATACAAGAAGTTGCTACAGTGGATAAAGTGAGAAAATCTGAAATGATGGAACTTATG TACCTGAAGAATATGCTACTGCTTCAGTATCTCATCATATTCCTTGAAGGAGATTTTCTACCTCGAAATTGTGCATTTAAAG AAGAACTGAACTGGACCTTTTTGAGGGAGTCACTTGTGAACATGCTTCTG GGGTCAAGGAAAATTCTGTACAAAAGTTTAATAAAGGACTGCTTGTCGCTCATGCATGTCTTGTCTCGAGAGGCCATGTCGTTTGAAGATTTGAGATACCACGAGAGTTCTTCAATGGAATCATCACAAGAAAGCAAGACAGCCGCGGCATTAGCATTGCCTGAAGCAAAAAAGTCCACATGTGCTGCCCTGAATAAATTTTTCTTGATG GTCATGGAGTTGGATTCATCACGCAGCAGTGCTGATATGCAAGGCCTTACCACCAGGGCTGATGGTGTTAG GACTCCAGTCGTGGAGATCATTTTAGATGAACTTATTTATGACAATGACATCCGGTGCTCCTTTCTTCAG GTATTTGATGAACCGAAATGGAAGCTTAAAATTATCATACAATATTTCCAGAAGTACATTCCAAAG TCTTCTGTCCAAACTAGGAGGTCAAATGGTCCAGTCAATGATGAGACGTTTGATGGAATTTTGAAGTATCTGGCAAACAGTAATAACACTAGGAgtatcattaaaaaaatttgcaCAGAGGTTGTTCAGTTACTCTTGGCACATGCTTTTCAG GCATATTTAGCGCTACAACTTAAGTGTGCCTCTGATGGTAGTGCTGTTTCCCCAGAAGATATCCAGAGTATGTCCTCAGTGAAAATCTGCAATAGCTTAATATCTGCTTTTATGTGTCTTAAAAGAGAAGATCG GAGTTTGGAGTTAAACTTTATCGGTAAAGAAGTGCTGTTTACTGCTGCGACCATCCTCTCAACAAAATCACAGGGTCTCTAA